The genomic region ATCGCCAGCCCTTCGAGCCGCTGGTGCCCGGCTTCCGCCACATCCCCTTCAACGATATCGCCGCCCTGGAGGCCGCCATCGGCCCCCAGACCGCTGCGGTGATCCTGGAGCCGGTTCAGGGGGAGGGAGGTGTGTGGCCGGCCGACCCCGCCTTCCTGCAGGCGGCGCGGGCGCTGTGTGACCGCTTCGGGGCCCTGCTGATCTTCGATGAGGTGCAGACCGGGTGCGGGCGGACGGGGCGCTGGTTCGCGGCGGAGCACTCCGGGGTGGTCCCCGATCTGCTCGCCCTCGGCAAAGGGTTGGCCGGGGGGTTCCCCATCGGCGCCCTCGCCTTCCCCGCGGAGTGGGGCCCGATGCCCGTGGGCGCCCATGGCTCCACCTTCGGCGGGAACCCGATGGCCTGCGCCGCGGCCCGGGCGACCCTGGAGACGATCCGCCGGGAGCGCCTGGTGGAGCGGGCGGAGCGGCTCGGCGCGGATTTCCGGGAGCGCCTCCGTCAGCTCCGATCCCCTCTGATCCGGGAGGTCCGCGGCCTGGGCCTGATGGTGGGCGTGTCCCTGCGGGTCCGCGCCACGCCGGTCCTGCGCCGGCTGATGGCGCGGGGCGTGCTGGCGCTCCCCGGCGGGCCGGACGCCATCCGTTTCCTGCCGCCCCTGATTGTGGAAGCGCACCATTTGGCGGAGATCGCCGCAGCCCTCGAGGAAGCCCTGGTGGAAACATCCCTTCCCGTTCCCTCGACTTTGGAGGAAAGCCCATGACCGCGCAGGAGGCGCTCCCCATCCCCGATGAGGAAGCCTTTTGCCTGCTGGAGGAGCTGGTGCGCATCCCCAGCCCCTCCGGCGCGGAGCGGGAGGCCGCTGCCTTCCTGGTGGACTGGATGCAGCGCCATAGCTTCACCGCGTGGATGGATGATGCGGGCAACGCCATCGGGGTCCTCGGGGAAGGCCCCCGCACGCTGATGCTGCTGGGCCATCTGGACACCGTCCCCGGGGAGATCCCGGTGCGGGTGGCGGACGGCCGCCTCTACGGCCGGGGCGCCGTGGACGCCAAGGGGCCCCTCGCCGCCGCCCTCGTCGCCGTCGCCCGCGTCGGCCCACGTCCCGGATGGCGCTGGGCGGTGGTCGGGGCGGTAGAAGAGGAAGCCGCCACCTCCCGGGGCGCGCGCCACCTGCTGGGCACGTGGCCGCCGCCGGAGATGGTCCTCATCCTGGAGCCCAGCGGCGTCGACGCCATCACCCTGGGCTACAAGGGACGGATGATCCTCCACGTCCGTCTGGAAGCCCCCCATCGGCACAGCGCGGTGCCCGAGCCGGGGCCCGCGGAACGACTGGTGGCGCTCTGGCTCGCCCTGCGGGAACAGGCCCGCGCGGCTTCCCCCGGAGCCGCCCTTTTCGAACAGATCACCCCTTCCCTCCGCCGGGTGATCGCCGATGGCGACGGCCTGCGCGAGTGGGCCGAGATGACCATCGGGTTCCGGCTCCCGGAGGCCTGGCCGCCGGAACGGTGGCGGGAGGTCATCCGGCCGACCCTGGAGGCGGCCGGGGCGATCTGGCGGACCGAGGGGGAGGAGCCGGCCTGGCGGGCCTCCGTGGACACCCCTCTGGTGAAGGCACTGCTGGAGGGGATCCGCGGGGAGGGCCTGCGGCCGCGGCTGCTGCTGAAGTCGGGGACCTCGGACATGAACGTGG from Thermoflexus hugenholtzii JAD2 harbors:
- a CDS encoding aspartate aminotransferase family protein, yielding MDIRAIEERYTSGVYPKRELVLVRGEGVYVWDEAGLRYLDATGGQGAALLGHNPPAVRMALQEQMNRLMVCPEIFYNDQRAALLRALQEVLPGNREWRIFLCNSGAEAVEAALKFARLRTGRSEIIAARRAFHGRTMGALSATWNPAYRQPFEPLVPGFRHIPFNDIAALEAAIGPQTAAVILEPVQGEGGVWPADPAFLQAARALCDRFGALLIFDEVQTGCGRTGRWFAAEHSGVVPDLLALGKGLAGGFPIGALAFPAEWGPMPVGAHGSTFGGNPMACAAARATLETIRRERLVERAERLGADFRERLRQLRSPLIREVRGLGLMVGVSLRVRATPVLRRLMARGVLALPGGPDAIRFLPPLIVEAHHLAEIAAALEEALVETSLPVPSTLEESP
- a CDS encoding [LysW]-lysine hydrolase, producing the protein MTAQEALPIPDEEAFCLLEELVRIPSPSGAEREAAAFLVDWMQRHSFTAWMDDAGNAIGVLGEGPRTLMLLGHLDTVPGEIPVRVADGRLYGRGAVDAKGPLAAALVAVARVGPRPGWRWAVVGAVEEEAATSRGARHLLGTWPPPEMVLILEPSGVDAITLGYKGRMILHVRLEAPHRHSAVPEPGPAERLVALWLALREQARAASPGAALFEQITPSLRRVIADGDGLREWAEMTIGFRLPEAWPPERWREVIRPTLEAAGAIWRTEGEEPAWRASVDTPLVKALLEGIRGEGLRPRLLLKSGTSDMNVVGPAWRCPIAAYGPGDARLDHTPEEHIILAEYLQGVRVLTRALKWIAEGNR